The sequence CCGTTAtaccggctcactcaccattcaaaccaaacaataaaatgtgtattattaataatattacaatgatgATGAATTAATTGGTTAATTGGGAAGGCTTTctgcaagcccacctgggtaggtacctattCATAAGttgttctaccaccaagcagcaatactttgtacttAGTaattgtgttacggtttgaagggtgactgaaccagtgtaattacagacatatCGAGCATAATATGTTAGTCTCcgagattggtggtgcattggtgatctaaggaatgattaaattttcttacgGAGCCATAGAACCAGTGCTTAGCATAATCCTTGAAAGTAGAACCAgtagtagttttatatttagtaaaatttttataaaattacgattcaaaagtgctaaagcctacttgaatcgaaagaaaatattttgattattaatttattaatataaaaactttacttCAAGATAAGGTATTAAACTAAAACAACAGCACTTCATTCAGCTTCTAGTAACACTCTcatactaaaacaaataaataaagatcatacatcacttaaaaaaaacaatgaatcaGTATAAATTGATAACACCCTTTTTCGTGGgagatataaaacctttttggtaaaattattacaatagaaTTTGTATAAAGCTTAggctgtatattttaaaataagcttaaagtaaaacgaataaaaataaaaacatatccaATAATTGTGTTAAATTTAGGCTCGTTATATATGCATTTCGAATTTAAAAGCGAATTTACTCTTCAGTGGTCAATTTGCGTATATTCAGTCGGTTTTTGCGTCAACTGCTATTACTCAATTCggtaactataaattaaatcgaaattgGCCCGGGATTGAATTTCGACGCAGTTTGttggaagtttttttttcatgatttcGTATTTGGTTTTGTTTAAgcaaactgttattttatattgttattttatgttaataagacttttgaaatttgtgtttttttttaataagaataacagTAACTAAATACTAAACAGTAATAACAGTatatttcccactactgggctaaggcctcctctccctttgaggagaagctgCGTGGtgaagcttatttcaccacgctgctacaatgtgggttggtggatacacaatggtagaatttctttgaaattagacacatgcaggtttccttacgatgtattccttcaccgccgagctcgagatgaattataaacacaaattaagcacatgtaaattcagagtgagccagtgtaatcacaggcacaagggacataacatcttggttcccaaggttggtggcgcataggtgatgtaaggaatggttaatatttcttacagcgcctttgtctataggcggtggcacgtccgccaaccaatgccataaaaaaaaagaagatgaactttttaaactttgcgaaaattatgaaaactttataacactatacagatcatggatgtcatgtaaatagttattatgtaaatagatataatatctatttacataataactatttgttgacttgatttttgattttgtaaacttatttaccgacaatttttttctatacatacaataaaggagtaaatcgaccgaatctgtaggtgtacattgaatatttattgaaaattcaaagctatatgtttaatagcggtCGCCCGCGGCTCCGCCCGCGTGGATATCGGTTACCGCTGCATAAAGCCTACCCAGGAAAGACACGGTCAGCAAAATTATTCCCAGGTCAATTCACAGACACCGACACTAACATCGATAACGCAATCATTATCCGCAGGCTGCATAGATTTTCGTTAAGTAgatgttaaagttgttaatgatgaaaatatttaaatgtaattaatactaagttttcatTTCTGCCGGCAGTCCCGGAGCGCAACCCGTTGTTTTAGGATAGATAACTAAAGCGATTATTGTAGAGCTTCTCTATACACAACATTtgatgtcaaattattttcaggtaacaaaatatactgatgGTCGGGAGCCCCGGCCCGTGATAGAGCAACGTAAAGTTGCCCATGCGTAAAACATTCCTTTCGTAAATCAATTCCTACTAATTTGCATGTTTGGCCCtgggatttttttatcgttagtgcAAAAGAATTTTTACTGGAAAATGGagccttttatattttatataagcaaatcagtaggaatcatgggtattcttggtatatgagctaattcaccagctgcagggccggtgataataatcttcgctactattaaattatcttttagctcCTTTATAAGAAGTCTCGTGCCCTTACACATGTTGGGGGGGTTTAAATTTCTGAGAAGCATTATCGGCCTGCCAACTTTTAACGACAGTTCATGAGGTGGTAGCCCAGCGGGGttaagagaatttaaaaattcctggGGGTAGTGCACTGTGACCTCGATGTTAGTGACGGTGTCTATGGATTTATAGCACTTAACTTCACCCGGTACtttctgcataattaaattgttattttcgttgactgtttcattcctggcagaaattattttgataaggattaagagcattagtaaaataaatgaatttaaatgtagtccaaaaaaaatcaagatttttaaataaaaaaatggttgttgtgctTCACTCGACATAGATCGGTGTTGTgtgtcgcggacttttttgtagatatttataagatctacaattaatttgaacattttatggttttatcttttatagtttaggcagcgtacgcaaaataagtaacttttttggttcattttttacaccttgaatgcgaaaaacccaaatatcttacggaaccctatttatttcaaattaaaatttagcctatgttaatcgtggataatgtagctttcgaatgctgaaagatttttttaaatcggtcctgtagtttttgagcctattcattacaaccaaacaaacaaagttttcctctttataatattaaatatagatataaagcATCGTTTTATGAGGAGAAGAttttctaccacgctgctctaatgtgaCGCTCCCGTGTTCCCGTGTTCCCCCACGCTTGCTTTTTccactgagcacgagatgaattataaacacgaacgaatcttataaaatataagtggtGCTTGGGGTCGAACTCGCTCGCGATCATCTAttaacgcgttctaaccactggaaaCGCCAAACAAATTCACGGACGCTAGCTAGTgtgaatgaatatataaaaaaagtattttcgttACAAAGTATTCTTTTGCTAAGTTTAGAAGCAATTTCTTAATTCAATTGCAATATTATACAGTTgttcatattttgtaataagaaGTCTTCATTATCTAAATACAAATACAGTTAAAATGGTgctttcattatataataaattgatttgcttattttagaaattattgaTATACTAAACTAGCGACATCTATCGATCAATGCTTGAATTTCATTTACGGTACTTTAGTTTAGTCCTATAAATTCACTCTTAAAATTATATCCTAAgtaccatttaaaataaagccaAGCCAATAAGCTTCATTAGCTTTGTACTAATCTGTTCATTTGTAAAACATCTTAAAGTACTTTCACAGACTTCGGTGAAATATCGccatgaaaaaacaaaatatactttattcaagtaagtcaattattacaagtatttttgaatcgtcattttacatgaaTCAATTAGATTTGAAGAAACCTCAGTATTTTAGAGTTAGTTTTTCCAATaacgaattatttaaacatacttatgtttaaataaaaaatgtcaagtCTACACTTtttatcatcatttttattataatttttataatattttattttttaatgtgcaTTGTTTATCAGTATggttatatcattaaaattggttaatCGGCAAAGCTAACTGTTTTGCGGAATTGCGACTTTGCGGAGACGAAAACTTTGtgttaaaagtttttcttttagtttataattatgacgTTATTGGCAATTTAACATGACAGTAGACGTCACATTGAGTAACCAATTAAAGATAAATTggtaaagaaaattaatgtaCTCATTTTTGCGGTTTcactttattttcttattaaaaataaatgcttttattcGAAAGATTATAAATTTACCTCAGAATTAAGTTAAGGCATGTTATAATCCAATTTATCGAAGGTTATTCcagcttatatattttaatgttacaattcACCTTCATAaaggtattatttataactacatcgAGGTCATACCATTATGCTTTAAAGTCTTCAGGCCTTTTATTATAGTGATTACTTAATctgtaacataaaaactttttcaatataGAAGAATGGAGGCcgaaatcacaaaaaaaaaaaatgaatcaatCTCTGTAAAACCTAacccataaataatatatgctgGAATCTCGTTACAGCAATCGATTAAGAGATTGGAGTGGAAAAAGTGGTGTAAAATTAATAAGGGTCTCTACGACCCAACCACTGACGCACCGATAGTGGTCGCTTTTGGGTTAATTAATTAACCGGGCGATTGCTTTCagcgatattatatttttgcgaGTTCATGATTCTTTTATAGGACCAATATTTTACGTGGATTGGACACGAAATCGTTTATCGATTTTGAACTGTATTTTTAGttgataaggtttattttttaatgtttatgtattttaatcgagcaatattttaatagtagtaTAATAATTcgcaaaatataaatgtaatcttaATGGTTATGGCGTAATTATGTCTGgatgaataaaaagaaaatttattgcagggcttaaaatacatatttttttatatataaaaaggcaACTagatgtcattattttaataaatacaaattctaaATCATTtgtatagaagcattacacgtACTTATTTACTGTCAacttaaacactaccaccggtcaGAACCAGCAAAAGAAGTACAGtgtgttttcattatttttcgatatgagatagaaacagccaggaggtgATTATTTCGTTTCGAAGGTGAACACTATCCATAAAATCTATAATTGCATAACTTATTGCAAAAAAGCGTTGTCtaacaattttcataaatttagcAACTTTTAATGTTTTCGGGGACCCTGTTGTACATCCGTATACATTATCCAGAGTAACAAGAGTAATTAGTTTATGTTTGTCCCTTGCAATATTACGAGTATCACAATTACgcaattgtttttttagtacatacattaaattatggaatatacctaaaattttgttattttattcaatatcgaTCTAGCCCCATCACCTAATCATGATGATAAAATCGTCCCGATTTCGGTCACAGCATCAATCTATACAACACTACGACAAATTAaattgcacaagtgtgtgtgcaatTGTGCACTCTTTTTTCCCTCATTCACATAATATGATGCCACGAAAAATCGCCCCCCAAGGGAACAATTTTAATCGCAGGACCAAAGACTTTACTTGTTTACCAAAGCACAGGGAGTCTACAGACTTCGATGGAAAacctcaataactttttatcggtctCATGAAGCTTGAACCCAGAGCATCAGGATATATATAGTAACTAGAAAAAGCTCCACCTTTTTAAGTAAAGTACTAGCTTGTAAATACACTACCGAGCAAAGGTATCCTGTCCTTTTGAGAAGCCTGGAGGCTTCTTTCATCACTACTCCAATGCGGCTGAAAgtcaatatgaaaaaaaaaaacgtctaatattggattttttcaccgctgagcatgaaatgaattttaaatacaaaagcaCACAAAAAATCAGTGATACCTCCTTGCGTTAAattcgaaatcatcggttataaTTCATCAAAACCAATGCGCCATCTTGAATCTAAATAAGCAATATATTACATGAATACTTGTTACAATATCAATAAGGCTTAAAGGCTAAAATATAGACTAAGGCActactgttttataaattaggTTGACTCGTCTACGAtcgtaatataaaagaaaaaaatctttataagaaacataaatatatttttttaacgaattcaATAACACCCGTAACTGGTCGTGTCGATTGTGTTTTGTTCAAGTAAACTAAAGGCGTGCAACCGCAGAACCGCACTGAATCGCGTCGATCGGTCGCTACGTGCCTGGTTTTCACATTCTATAATTGAAGTCGTCAGTGATAGTTATTCGAATACACTCGAATAAACAAACCGATTGAATTATTCGacatttttgttgtatttaattcaCAAATAAGATACGTATAAATTCGATAATAATTTGTGgaatcgaataataataataaatatatatatatatttttgttcgtgGAAAACACCTGATCTAATCAGCATGACCTATTAAGTTAtcttttcgtattttttatgtcatggcTTGGAGAATCGGTAAATAGGTCACTTGACGGTAAGCGGTCATCCCTACACTTAGAActtgatactgtaagaaatattagaaagaaagaaagaaatgtttattaggaca comes from Vanessa tameamea isolate UH-Manoa-2023 chromosome 15, ilVanTame1 primary haplotype, whole genome shotgun sequence and encodes:
- the LOC135193663 gene encoding uncharacterized protein LOC135193663 produces the protein MQKVPGEVKCYKSIDTVTNIEVTVHYPQEFLNSLNPAGLPPHELSLKVGRPIMLLRNLNPPNMCKGTRLLIKELKDNLIVAKIIITGPAAGELAHIPRIPMIPTDLLI